AAAGAACAAGGTCGCATTATTGGGGCCGCCCTCCCCGCCTTCAGCGGAAGAGGCGGTCATGACAAACGCCTGAGTAAAAACCTGAAAAGAGCCGATGGTATTCATGATCAAGTTAAAGAACAGCGCCGAGGAGATCATCGGCAGGGTGATATGGAAGAATCTTCTCCCTGCGCGTGCGCCATCCAGTTCCGCCGCTTCATACAGTTCCGGTGCGATGCCCTGCAGCGCGGCCAGGGTGATGATCATGCCGCCGCCGATCCCCCACAAAGACATCAAGATCAACGCCGGTTTGGCCCAGGTCTCGCTTTGCAGCCAGAGCGGACCCGTCACGCCCACCAGCGACAAGGCGCGGTTCAACAGGCCGAATTCCGGATTGAAAATCCACATCCACAGAATCGAAACCGCAGCCATGTTGGTCACCGACGGAAGAAAAAAAATCGTGCGGAAAAATTTTTGTCCCTTGAGATTCTGATTCAACAGCAGAGCCAGGATCAGCGAAAGGAGCACGCCGAGGGGCACGGAGAAAACGGTGTAATAGGCGGTGTTCCACAGGCTTTTGTACACCAATGGATCATGGAACAGGGCCTCCTGATAATTTTCCCATCCCACCCACTGCGGCGGGGACAACATCGACCAGCGGGTAAAGCTCATGAACAGAGAGAGGAGCATCGGACCAAGGCTGAAAAGAATGAACCCGATCAACCACGGCGAGATGAACAGATAACCGGTCAGATGGGCTTTGAGCGTGTGAGAAGACTGCATGTTCATCCCTGCGTTTCCAGGTTAAAGTCGCAAGTCATGACGACCGGCCAGAAACAGCCGGGCGTGTGCGGTCCGGCGGTCCGGATCCCAGTGAAGGGGCAGTCGCGTCTGATCCAACCACAGTTCCGGACGCTGCGGCGAGTAAAACAGCACGTCGACAGCGCCGAGGCCGTGTACCGTCCATATAAAGCCTGATTCATCCCCCATGACTTGAATCAGGGAGGCGCCCGCCAGATCCAGCAGGACCGGTCCGGCCGCAGGCTCATCGCCGTACTCGATGTCAAGCTGATGATCTGCGGAGGTATAAAAAGAGTCGGGTATTTTCCAGCTCGCCGGGATGGTGACGCCGTCCACTCGAATGAATTTAATTTCATTTCCTACGCCGCAGCGCCGCACGGTCCAACGGCCAAAGCGATAGCTCAACCGGGTGAGCAGCGGCGGTTCGCCGGCAAAACTGGGGGCCGCTGTGCAGGTGATGCCGCCCAGATCAAAGCGCAGGCCGAAGAGGCCGGTCAACAGCGCATTGTACCATCCGGCCGCACAATTCAGATTCCAAGCCGCTCCATGGCGGATCCACCTCTCCTCCGGCGCAGTATGGAGGGCGAGGAACTCGGGACAATATCCCAGGGCCTGATAGGTCTGTTCCAACAGGCTCTGCCATCGCCGTACGGCATCGCCGTTGCGGGCCAGAGTCCACACCGTGATCGCAGGATAATCCCAGTAGGGATACCATGAAGACATCGCTGGCTCGCTTTGATGATGCCTATCCCAGACGGGAGTCAACGACAGTCCGGTTTCAGTCAAAAGATGGTCGGCGATGAATCGGCTGCACGCCTCGATTTTTTCTTTCAGCAGATATCTGCCAAACGCGGACTCGAGAAAAAGCAGAGAGAACAGCGGATAGCTGTCCACTCGTTCGCCGGAGGCCGGCACAACGGAATCGTGGATAAATCCATTTTCCTCATCCCAAAACATCGGCAGAAAATGGGATTCCACTTTTTCCGCCATAGCATAGGCGCATCGGGCGGTGGCCTCGTCCTGCAGCATCTGAGCCATCTTTTCCATGTTGCGACACAGCGCATACCAGGCCGCGTTGTCAATGGCCACAAAGCTGGTCTCACGACGCCCCATCTTTTGCGGAAGATCCGGATACATGCCGAAGCCCGGAACCAGGCCGTTTTCGTGCGCTGCAGCGGCCAGCGCATTGAACGAACGCCGCACCGTCGCATAATTGGTGCGAAGGATCTGATCATCGCACGTTTCGGCGTAGAGCATGAGGACCAATTCGGAGAAGAGAAAGTCGAAACCGCCGAAACCGCGGCTGTCCATGGGCTGCAGGGAACGGGTCCAGCGCCCCGGCAGGACGCCGTCCTGATCGCGATGCACGCGAAGGAACTCGACCACTCTTCGTAGATGGGCGATATCCCCCCAATGCCGTTGGGCCAAAGCAGTGACCATGTTGTCCCAAGCCCAGATCCAATAGTAGGTGCCGGGGCAGGCCCGCGTCATCCCATAATCCTGCACTCTTGCCGATTCGACCATCTGTGGAACATTGGAAAAAAATCGGCTCACCGCGTCATGGCCCGGCCAGACCAGGGAGGGCGATTCCGTCTGTAGCTGTGCATATCTCCGCTGTTGTTGATCGAATGGTGAAAGCTCTTCCTTCCGCGCTTGCCCAGCGAGAGGAGCGGACGAATAAAAACAAACGCAAAAATTAGAAGAGGTCCAGCCGCCCGGCTGTTGAGTAAAGGGCGCAGAAGCAAATACATAGCGATCGGCGGCACAGGCCGACACACTGAAACCATCCCCGCCCAGGTCGATCCAGGTTCCGGCATCGTACAGTTTGAACGCAGTCTGTTTATATTCGTCGCGCACGTCCTCCCAGCGCGCTGTGCCTGAAACACAGTGGCGCCGGTAGATGATGCGACGCCACTCCTCGGGAATGAGAAAGTCACCCTGATAGTCGCCGGTTCTTTGCAACCATTCGGTGAGCTTGATTTGGTCCCTGGCGTATAGCCGCAGGCGATCAGCACCGATCAACTCGGGTTCGGCCCAGGTTCGCCGGCCGTGCACTGCAGTGCTCTGGGAGAGACGATTCCAGGTCACTGTAAATCGAAACGGCGGAGGTGTACGCTTTTCATTTGCAGAGCGGCTCAGACAACGGACCCACAGACACGAACCGAGCACAACCAGTTCCAGATCGGCGCGCCAGTCCGCTAAAGTCAGAGACGAACGTACTCCAGCCGGAGACACTTCAAGCTGTTGCAGGGCAAAGGGCACAATGATCGCTTCCGAGCCGGATAGCGGTTGCAGAGAAAAACTCAAAACGCCCTCGGAATGCTGCAGCAGTTTGGCATTGCGGCTCACCGGTTGTACTCCGTGAAAATCGATCTGGCTGACAGCGTTGCATGCATTTGCAATCTGTGCAGAGATGCGGTCGTCCGAAATCCACAAGGACTGATCAGCA
The sequence above is a segment of the bacterium genome. Coding sequences within it:
- a CDS encoding sugar ABC transporter permease, giving the protein MQSSHTLKAHLTGYLFISPWLIGFILFSLGPMLLSLFMSFTRWSMLSPPQWVGWENYQEALFHDPLVYKSLWNTAYYTVFSVPLGVLLSLILALLLNQNLKGQKFFRTIFFLPSVTNMAAVSILWMWIFNPEFGLLNRALSLVGVTGPLWLQSETWAKPALILMSLWGIGGGMIITLAALQGIAPELYEAAELDGARAGRRFFHITLPMISSALFFNLIMNTIGSFQVFTQAFVMTASSAEGGEGGPNNATLFFVLYLYKKAFQQFKMGYASELAWILFVIILFFTILQFRLYRRWVYYESGGNRA